From Xiphophorus couchianus chromosome 23, X_couchianus-1.0, whole genome shotgun sequence, one genomic window encodes:
- the slc49a3 gene encoding solute carrier family 49 member A3, which produces MDAGGETTSDIRTVYAAVSGNPNLEPTRLLCFKVYKRRWFVLLVLCLLNCSNATIWLTFAPVANQSGQYLKVSLEDINWLSLVFMVVAIPLSFGTTWMLDTLDLRITLILGSWLNMLGALLRFLGTLPPARFKLQFPAVMLGQTLGALAQPLIIFTPTKLAALWFPDSQRATANMIASMSNPLGILLANIVSPVIAETSAQIPKLLLAYAVPACITCLLATLGIRSGKPPSPPSAGAETSGSEPFIQGLKLLLKNKPYLILLLCFGSGIAVFTCFSTLLDQILCLKGYSNDFAGLCGALFIVFGIVGAGAVGVYVDKTKKFTEVTKISLSLSTLSCIAFSVVSLMPHQKVAVAAVCSLFGFFGFSIYPVAMELSVESSYPVGEATSAGLIFVSGQVQSVVYIVLLQALTKPITESPLSTCGDAVLSWKVPMMVMAGLSSVFTCCFLVFFQTRYRRLEAEEQAAYGTRENNDTTTSYQIVEN; this is translated from the exons ATGGACGCCGGAGGAGAGACGACCAGCGACATTCGGACCGTTTACGCGGCTGTTTCTGGGAATCCGAACCTAGAGCCGACGAGGCTgctgtgttttaaagtttacaaGAGGAGGTGGTTTGTGCTGCTAGTGCTGTGTCTGTTGAACTGCTCCAACGCCACG ATATGGCTTACCTTTGCACCAGTTGCAAACCAGTCAGGCCAGTACCTAAAGGTCAGTCTGGAGGACATTAACTGGTTGTCACTGGTTTTCATGGTGGTTGCCATACCGCTCAGCTTCGGGACTACCTGGATGTTGGACACCCTCGATTTACGGATCACG CTCATCCTGGGATCCTGGCTGAACATGCTTGGAGCTCTGCTGCGTTTCCTTGGCACGCTGCCGCCGGCTCGATTTAAGCTCCAGTTTCCAGCAGTGATGCTGGGTCAGACGCTCGGCGCCCTCGCCCAGCCCCTCATCATCTTCACCCCCACCAAATTGGCTGCCCTCTGGTTCCCCGACAGCCAGCGAGCTACAGCCAACATGATCGCCTCCATGT CGAATCCCCTGGGCATTCTGCTCGCCAACATTGTTTCTCCTGTGATCGCCGAAACATCGGCTCAAATCCCAAAACTG CTGCTGGCCTATGCTGTCCCAGCATGCATCACCTGTCTCCTAGCAACACTGGGGATACGGAGCGGAAAACCCCCATCGCCACCGTCAGCCGGCGCCGAGACTTCCGGATCAGAGCCGTTCATTCAGGGCCTGAAACTg ttACTGAAGAACAAACCGTACCTCATCCTGCTGCTGTGCTTCGGCTCCGGCATCGCTGTCTTCACCTGCTTCTCCACGCTGCTGGACCAGATCCTGTGTTTGAAGGGATACAGCAAC GACTTCGCTGGCCTTTGCGGGGCTCTCTTCATCGTCTTCGGCATCGTTGGCGCCGGTGCCGTCGGCGTctacgttgacaagacgaagaaGTTCACAGAGGTCACAAAGATCAGCCTGAGCCTCTCCACTCTGTCGTGCATCGCCTTCTCAGTG GTGAGTCTGATGCCTCATCAGAAGGTCGCTGTCGCAGCCGTCTGCTCTCTCTTTGGCTTCTTCGGTTTCTCCATCTACCCTGTTGCCATGGAGCTGTCTGTGGAGAGTTCGTACCCGGTCGGAGAGGCCACCTCGGCTGGACTCATCTTTGTTTCAGG GCAGGTGCAGTCGGTTGTTTACATCGTCCTGCTGCAGGCTTTGACCAAACCGATCACCGAATCTCCGCTCTCCACCTGTGGAGATGCAGTGCTGAGCTGGAAAG TGCCCATGATGGTGATGGCAGGACTGTCCAGTGTTTTCACCTGCTGCTTCCTTGTCTTCTTCCAAACCCGCTACAGACGGCTGGAGGCGGAAGAACAAGCTGCTTACGGGACCAGAGAGAATAACGACACGACCACTTCCTACCAAATAGTCGAGAACTGa